In Juglans regia cultivar Chandler chromosome 13, Walnut 2.0, whole genome shotgun sequence, the DNA window GCTGGCCAGTTTTGTCCCTATTCCAGAGTTGAGGGTGAAAATGCGAAGGAAACCCCTCTCTTTCCCCTCACCGCCAAGAACATGTGATACTGGGTCCACTTACCCTTGCACATGAACATGGCATATTAATGTCACTATTCTGCATTATTCCATCTTGGATACAGCAGAGCTTGATCATTTATGGCTCAAAAACTGCCTTTATCGAAATGTTTCTGTCCtttcttccaaaataaataaataaattggttTGATATATCATATCTTGCTTTGATGATCAGTCACTAAGTCGGTATGCACTTACTCCTAAAAACAGAACATTTTCCAACTCTTTTTTCCCCTCAAATTTCAAAAGTGAATTTCAGTTTTCACTTTACCTGTGGTGTGGGGAGGCTAATGTCCACTAGTTATGGTTGGTGAAAGGTCAATTCACTTTATTTCTAAAGATTTCCCCCACACAACTTGGGTTGGAAATAACCTGTCATTTTGCACATTTGAAATATGATAGGAAATTGTTGGTGAAAGGGTGAAGAGTCTCTTTGTGGGGATGGGGGAGGAGGGTTTCTGGAGGAAAATCATAAGGTTGGAAACTCTTTATGCTCTTCAGGTTCTCCTCAAAGAATAAATCCAGCTGAGAGAAGAATAATTGACTCTTTGCCTTTAATTAGTCTCTATGTTAGGATTGTGATGGTCAAAATGTTGGGGATTTGAGGGCTTTATGGTTCTAAATTGCTTTGTAGACATGTGCTTgtgtttttgtttaaaaaaatctttgtattgaaatttgaactgcctcgtttggttacgcagtttagatgagatgagatgagatattttgttgaaagttgaataaaatattattaaaatataatttttattttaggatttgaaaaagttgaattgtttattatattttgtgtgagagtttggaaaaattgtaatgataagaggagatgagatgattttatgtatccaaaccgggcctaaaGATACAAGAGGAGAAGATGGAGAACCGTACAAAAACTCCATTCTAATAACATAGagcaataaaggaaaaaaataaatcatttatttttcaacctagggtaaaaggaaaagaacaagagGAAGGGAAGAGTAGCTCCTGCCTTCTCTCCAATAGGCTCACATAGAAAAGGTGGGATAGGATGGTTTTCAGATAGAAATattcttttagaaaagaaaGTTTGGAGACTGCCTTGTAGATGTTTGTGTATTTGATGTCTGCTGCAGCCTGCTATACTCGAAAAGACAAATCCAATATTGTTCACACAAACCCTCTCCTTTTGTGGCATATCTTTCATCACAAAACCTGTCTCCCGAGGTTTAcagatccatatgaaaaattcCCAAAGTCTGTTGTACCTCAGATGCCAAAAGATGCACCAGGCCATCTAGGACTTACTTCAACTTCACAATGCCACTAATATTTCACCCAACTGTATGCATTCTTTTCATCCCAATGGTAACTCCATTTTCCACACAAAACCATCCTCCTTGTACCCTTTATGGCAAAGAGTACATTAATAACTCATTTTCTCAACCAAATTTCTCCTAATAGTTCCAAACTTCAACATTAAGGTttcatttagatagtgagatattttcaagtattctgtaaatagtaatcaAAATCTGAGATATTCTCAATACCCAAACTAGGCTTAAACCTATCcaaatttcatttcagttcACCTTAAAGTTACTGCCACTGCACACAAGCTTAGACTCTCACCCATCATAAATTATACATCTCTCCAGAAAAATATCACTTAAAGGCAAAGGCAGCATTATCACTTTTGATGAGATTGATAAACTTTTATTGTTCTGCACTATTGTCCAAAACAGTTGCTGCTAAAACTGATAATTGACCACACCACCTTTCCTTAATTCCAAACCACaatctctattattattataatgggCAATTACAAACCACAATCAATTGCCCTTGGATGAGTTCTGCATACAAGCTAAGCTATTTATAGAAACAAAATGCTTTCTTTCTGccaaagttcttttttttttgtttttaaatgtttttttttccagaagATATGAGTAAAGGTAGGTTTAGCAACAATGAAAAAGATGGATGGTGCTAAATTTAAGATATGTGGTCCAAGGATTATGAATGGCCATAGCTCAGTAGTCCCACTAATACAATGATGCAGAACCCCAAAAGTAGGAAAAGTTTTGGACCCCACATTTACCTTGgctctttcctttcttttaatttctttttctttcccccaCTCTGCCATTCTGTGAGCCCCCGTATCAGATGTCACCTGCATTCCGGCAGGCAACCGGTAACTTTCTTGGTGGATTACCGGATATTGGAGGTTTTTGGGCTCTAGAGCTGCTCTCTCAATCCAGCCCATCACGTTTGGTTGCTGTCAGGTAAAGAGGTAGCAGTTGGTGGGTGAGGAGACAAATGATTAGGGTTTGAGAGGTTTCGCTATACCACTCAAGGTTGTATTGGCTGGTATCATGGGGCATCAGAGGTGGAGCCAGAATTTTGCTGCAGGACTTTGTTTGGTGCTTCTGGATACGCACGGTAGGGGTTTTATCTTTGAGAATTGCTTAGTCAGATTTTATAAAAGGAAGATggaaatactttaaaaataattatataaaaataatcacataaattaatataatatgtaatttattagattataaaattatttttattataaaataaatcaaattaaattaaatcaatttttgaaattacttttatgtagATACCACTAATATAACGCACATcaagttgtaatttttttataaaaaaaatatatttataatcgtgaatttTACAACCatcgcataattattttataaaaaatgaataaaatataagactcacataaaaaaaattaattttttaattatagaccttactttttttcaaaataaatacacGACATTTACGTATTTCataattgtatatagaattattcttttttatatccACTTGTGAGGAACCGCCAATAATAAAAAGCTACCATAAAATATCTATGGAAAGTCACCTTAAATGGAGAAAGCTACTCTTCACCAGCAAATTAAAGGCATGCATAGATCCTTCTTTCACATTTGACCATCCAAAATACTGAAACtagtcaaaaaataatttgaataaattaaGATGTAACAAAAAGTTACTAGAAATTCAGCCAAACTAGTCATGTAGATAGCCCAaaaccattttattatattatttggtaAGTTGGCGtgttaaaatctaataataccacttattaatttattatatagctctttttttaagttgtgaaaaaaaaaattagagtatttttttatactagCTGATGATCCCATATGGTTCCCagcataaaaattatattttctagtcGGTGTATAGAGcacatctaataaaatatttacatgacataatttaattttaaatataaattttaaattctcttACAACAATGGCAAGTATATAGAATAAAGTACGACCAACAACCAAGGAATAAACAACTTAGCCAATTCATAAATGATAATATCACAAATTTAATGTGTAGACGGTGTTTTATTCGGAAGATCACAAATATCACCACATGGCAGAAATggataagaaaaagttataatgatgacgaaaaagttaatatatatgtttagatctatcatatttttgtagaaaaaattagaaacaaaaatctcaattgttagacaacttaaaaataattacagttCTGAATCAGTTAGAATCAACTCAAATCGATTCGGTTTGAGACGGATTCAATTAGAACCAGCTTGAATCAAACTATTTTTTCGAGCCTTGCAGCTtccataagaaaaattataaaatatatataataaagtgatTACATGGtatgatttaatttaaaatttaaattttaaaatttgaatcttataaatcaaattttataatttaaataatatagatgaTATATATTCTACACACTAATTTGATAATATAAAATCTCCCGCAATAAACCTTCATGGCAGGCCCTTCATGGtcattgaaaaaagttatgaccAGGAAATAAGGTATCAGACGCACCCAATACATATAATGAACGAACAACCTTAGTTGTGTGGATGTTGAGTACAGTGTACTTGGACGAAGTACCCTTGTTTGGTTCACTGCGTACTCAATAATAGAGCTATAAACAGTAACCGTTATAGTTATTTATGAAAGAACAGCTGCTCATGTACTTCACCAGCAAAGGCATCATCATTATAATCCTGACTCCACTGAACGGATTTTATGCACTTGATCTGGAAATTTAGAGGGAAGGGTTTCATATCCTCGAGGCTGAACTCTCCATCACTAGAGTGGTTGATTCACGGTTGAAACTATTTATATCTCTCACACCGAGCAACCACGCTGGTTTAGGTCTAAATTCGAAATCCTTtccttctatttaaaataatttttttaaaaaaaaaaaaattgctgctTTAATGATTCAAAAAAGCTTAAACTGTATtacaactttaaaaatattagctaaaattataattaaagtcTTTTAGAATCATTATGAGTGACAAAGATCTTATCCCTCTATTATAGATATTATAGTTTaagcgtttagatgttgaattgagttgagttaatatgataaaatattgttataatattatttttaaatattattattattattttaaaatttaaaaaaattaaattatttattatattttatattaaaatttaaaaaaattataattataatttgagatgagttgaatttgaTTTAGTTTCCAAACACACCCATCTCACATTTTCTAATTGAGTTTGGCTATGACGTCACTTGTAATCATTCAAGAAAAATTTAAGCCACGTTTGACCCATATTCTATAAGGACTAACCAAGGTTATATAGTTAGAGCCGCTTGCAACCATATAACGATGCAAGTTTCACACTTATAATTGAGTTTGATaatgatatcatttgtaatcaacattaaaaaaaacgcAAGCTACATTTAGGTCTGTACTTCAAAAAActagttaaaattataattagagtAATCTGAAATCATTAAATAGAAAGAACTTAGTACTTTAAAGTAATAAGAGATCTTAGTCATCACCTTCCTGTACAATTTACAATTACTGGTAGCTCAATAGCTGCAATGGGAATTAGTCGGCACCAAAAAATATACAAGCAATTATGATAGTCCTTACAGTAGTTGAAGCCGCATTTTGGAGGCATTTCATCCCTCATAAGTCATAATGTTCATTTGTTTTGCAAATTAATACATTCGTTTTGCacccatttttcttctttgccaATGATGTGGTACATGTACTACCTTTTTGTTGtgtaaccatatatatatatatatattggaagggATATCAGGTCGTGCCCGTAGGGTCTCCAGGCCTTGATCTTGGCGCATCTAATCCGACCTGATATCATGAATAAAATCCGATAACAAATGGTAAGGGGGAAATAAATCGGAACCTCAATCTCTCGGAAGAGCCGGAGAGTTTACATGAAGGGGATGAgctgagataagttgagatgtttAGATTCGAAagtgacttgagatgagttgagataagttgagatgtttAGGAGatgtttagatttgaaaatgactggagatgagctgagataagttgagatgaattgtgaatagtaatgagatgagttgtgaatagtaatgagatgagttgtgaatagtaatgagatgagttgtgaatagtaatgagatttgtaagttaaaattgctgaatagtaatgaatagtagtgagatgagttgagatgagttaagatgaactgagatgagctgaaatgacttgcgaatccaaacgagcCCGAACTTTCTCTTTATTCTTTATTGTCAGAGAAGTGGCAATTAGACCATTgctaagtttaaaatttgactaaaaattgagattttgatTAAAGTCAAAATTATTAAAGCAACTAGTTTATACTGGACCGTCTATcacaaagttaaaataataatataatatgatattatatattttagtaataaaattttttaatatttttttaatattttgaaaatacactcattattaagaatttaatttttacttaaaattattgtttcacaattattttttcttcaatctaaTTATCCAACATAATATAATCTTGTTTACAAAAAAACATTTCCCAGACATTATCTAGACGATATCTGTCCTTTGTCAATAATTTTAACTTGtgaataaaatttgtgaataagaaGGGAAAAGACTATTgttaattatttgtgaataaaatatagatttgattagtgaatagtgactctccaattttaaaaatttctttagagttactgtaactcaaaatcTAAACTAAAAGTTTTTAACTAGTCCAAAGCAAgttatttatacaaaatttaactATATTTTGGATTTGATGTATGATTAATCTAATACCAGTCCTCAGCCATCTTTTGTCTCAAATGGAATAAAATCCCAATGCGTGTTCCCTATAGTTTTTCAAGTTCCTTTCTTCTAATTCCTGAAAACTTCGAATAAATCAAACCTCCACACAAAATGTTGGGCGGATGTGTGTCttccttaaaaaaaagtacaaaaaaatcatttcaatttttttaaaaatacaaattttctgtttccattttcttttataggcTTTGTGTTGATGattggaaattttatttatattaaagaaCAGAGATCCAAATaatatttggagaaaaaaaaatatttttaatcttttttttattataattgccATTCGtaaattatcatatttattttaaaagtgttaGGTTCGAGTCTTAAAACAGGTTAAttttattggtttattttttaaatatccatATGAATTTACAGTCACGTAAcctaaataagaaatatttctaATATCAATATGAacaattctactcatcatccttacacgttacataattttttaatttttaattttttttctcttattaaatatgtagtacatggatgatgagtagaataacttaattagtttagaaagaataaaactaaaaaataaaataaaataaaaataaatgtagtgtgtagatgatgaataacaaaactctatttatataagaaaaattattctcatcagtcattattctcatcctacaccctatgaaaaatattcatatatccTATAAAAACACTCCACATCATATGAAAAAACTATAGGTGTGGGATATAAGAATGAGTAGTGGCTAATGTATAGCATTCCTCTTTATATAAATGATACTTTCAGTctgatattaaaatattttttttgagtctTGTTAGGTACAAACAATTTGGCGTATCAAACTGCATACCAACactgatatgattttttttattgaaaaaaataaaataagaaaaattttgatagaagaagaagattttctttctcatgaaaattatttatgtctCAATTCGCATcgtttcattaaataaataatttccatGTCAGTATTGATGCGCAGTTTGGTGCACAAATATGTTTGCAAGTAGactttcctattttttttttacaatattttacatCCAAAAAAACAACATTGATAATCTTGAAGCATTACCAACtttcaaaaaatcaattgaCCGAGAAAACTCGTAATCCCACACCTaagagcactcttattggattagctaaaagttaaatccaatgagaatttagttattgaatcataaaatgtatcacattggaatagctatatttggaatatagttacagtaacttctaaaattatttttaaatttgaaagacattgtttattcataaaatccattttatatcatttgtttaTCTCTCTCGAGGTCTCCATCAatgtctttctagtttctatttttaatccataatttaattagaatatgattactaattaatatataatattatgaatagtaaaatatgataaaataaaataatttcataattaaaaaaattaaaatatttttgaaattgatatattaatttgaattagtgatatattaatttaataagaatatgattattaattaatatataataggtagaatagtaaaatatgataaaataaaataaattaataattaaaaaaattaaatatttttaaaattattagtcattcattactatataataaataaatgtatagtttaatgtggagatttaatgtgaataattaaaattaaatttattttatattattttattattaaataatgaaaaaataattattacaatatagagatttatgtaaataaaataattaaaaattaaatttatcttatatttataaaaaatatcctttaattttaactaatttaacgAGAGTACTCTTAAAGCTTCAAATTGTGAGTTGTgacaataaaaacacaaaaaactctTGGAATCTCAtgatttccttttccttttctgcaGGCATATGGTTTGCAACCAAACACAAAAAAGCTTCAGATAGCGCAGGCTTATAAATGATTTAATGAAGCTCGGTTACCCGTACAGAACTTAAAAACCCCGTTACACTTGCTTAAGCAGAAAGAGCCTCGCCCAATAAAATGAGACCAAACCTTGTCCCTTGGGGTTCATCCACATAGTCGCTGCCCCCCATtcccaacacacacacacacagacactTTCAGACACCAGCACACAAACTTAGCAGAGTGCGACACACTGAGAGAGCAAATCCAAATGGTTGAGACAGAGGCTGATCCCTGTCCCATGCTTTTCAGTGTCTCAAGGGGCCATTTTTGAGCTTTGTGGGTCTAGAGGGAAGGCGTTATAAGGGTCAGAAATTGTTGTGGTGGAGATGAACAGTAGTGGGGGTGGCGGAGGAGGTGGCGGTGGGGGTGGTGGGTCTGGGAATGGGGTGGGGACAGTAATGGTGGGAGGGATGAGGTCACCTTTTACAGCGTCACAATGGCAGGAGCTGGAGCACCAAGCTTTGATCTTCAAGTATATGATGGCTGGTTTACCTGTGCCACCTGATCTTGTGCTCCCTATTCAGAAAAGCTTCGAGTCCATTTCTCATAGGTTCTTCCACCACCCCACCAGTAAGtcaatctctccctctctcccccctACAGATTTATTGGTTTGATTCGGTTTCTGGGTGtgtgatttcatttgaagaATCTCCCTTTTCGTATTTTTTAACCATAAAAATCAGTGCTTTGCgttttcttcatttctcttcGTTGTTTGTTTTGACAAGCATAGAGAACCGTTTCAgatgggttttttcttttttattgagaaacaaaaaattttgtggtAGTAAACAGAGAGTTTTGTGGTTATTGATGTACATtcagaaaaaaaagttattattgatGTACTGGATATGTCAGTGTTTTTGTTAAATGGTCTTTACaatctattttatctcattttggAAGTACAGTGAGcaaacaaaagaatattttcATCAGTTTCATTCCCATGTGGCAGATGAGGGAATACCCGTGAGCCCATGAATCCGTTGACTTGAATTTCAGTTGGGGCTTGACTATGCCATGATCATCCCAACTCATTCATGGGCAAAAGCTTTACTTTTATTCCTTGgcatttggttttattttttaaaaagaaaatggtatttcatttcatcttggTTTTCAATGTCAtcagaaaaaaatttctaatcGAGGTCATTGCTGTTTGTTTCCAGAGTTTGATTAGACGATTTCAATATAACTATTTCCTAGTTCTTCTACTACCACTCCAGAAACTGCATCTGGTGGTGTCTCCATTTCCCTAATTGTGCGAGCTACGTCCTTCCTCTacttatagcatatatatatataatgtatattttgaTAAGCATTTGTTTTTTGctaagttatattatatatacacagaaACGGTACAAATAATGGGTTCTTATGCATCTGAAAGGAGGGCTCGTTATATTGACTTTCCAGCCATCTTGTATTCATATTCTTTCGTTGGTTTTGTGATTGTcgctatatataaaaaaaaaagtattctcCCCGAGGCCATTGACCATGTTCTCATTTCTTTATCATGCTTTTTTGCTTTTGTAAGTTGTTGATATCAGAAGATTTTTTTTGGCTAATCCTATCCTTCTCTTCAGCAATTTTTTAACCACCCTCCTGATATTGTCGAAGTTTGGTTTATAAAGTGTGTCACTTTTagcctaatatatatatattatatttgtgacATTTTGCTGAtggtatattaaattttatatcacttttataatatatatatatgtatacatatataatatatataaaatatatattatcagtatatatttaacatttggGTATAATTTTGCAGTGGGCTATTGTTCCTTCTATGGGAAGAAGGTGGATCCGGAGCCAGGACGATGCCGGAGGACTGATGGCAAGAAGTGGAGGTGTTCCAAAGACGCGTACCCGGACTCCAAGTACTGTGAGCGCCACATGCACCGTGGCCGCAACCGTTCAAGAAAGCCTGTGGAATCGCAAACCATGACACAGTCATCATCGTCTACTGTGACATCACTGACTGTTACTGGAGGCAGCAGTGGAAACGAGAGCTTCCAGAGCCTTCCATTGAGTGCCTTTGGTAATCCCCAAGGCGCCAGTTCTGGAACCAACCAATCCCAATATCATTTGGACTCTATTCCGTTTGGAATCCCAAACAAAGATTACAGGTATCACATTCCCTGCAATTTGCTTTTGCTCCAATTGGTTGCTTAGATAGCGtagggaaaggaaaaaaatcgaCAGTTTTGAATTCTTCAATTACATGAGAAATAAAATTCCACATTTGAGCTCATAGGCCTTTATGGATATGAATTCTTTTGTCTCAGTTTTGAGTTGTATTGCAAGTTATTGTAATTATTTCCACATTGTTGTTGGATATCTCTGCATTGTTGGACTCTTTGTTGGCCTTTAGACCAATTACTTAGAGATACAAATTGTGGGATTGCTTGGCTGTTAGAATTGTCACCTGATCTTAGTGCTATTTGGGCCCGTACTGTTGAAATTCTGGGGTGAGAGTGAAACTGGGTCGTCTGCCATCTGGGTAATGGAGATGTTAAAGATACTTTTCAATTTGCTGTCAGATCCAGGGTTCTGGGCCCTGATGTCCATAAGGATATTTCTCTAGGAGTTTTTAGGCTATTACATAGGGAGATGGTTTTTGACAGTGTTATTTTTGGTCTGGTTCTTTGccttctgtctttttttttttttttttctttctgtaaaATTTCTTGTAGAGGTCTGACAACCATTTGACATGGTCCTTGGCATTCTTGTGCCTGGGAAGGTTCCTTCCGTCTTCAGTCTCTGCATTAGGGGAATGACGGGAATGATTGGCCTTTGCAGAATTTTGATGTCCAAAGTATTGCCTGGCATATGTGGAAGAAAGGAATTTGTCAGTCTCTTCCTGGATTTTGGTGATTCTAAAGTTGGTTATAGAGAGTTGATaactattttcttaaattctcaataaattgGTTAGTGTCTGCCATATATCACTTAAGTTAtgactttttatctttttattttttggatcgGAAGTTATAGTTACCTTTAATGTGTCCAAACGTATGTTCTATTCCTATATGTGATCATTCTGCCTGACATTTTATATCTGCTTTGTTTGGTACTTAAACATATCACTCGTTAGGAAAGCTTTAGCCATTAAAATTGCTATTGGGTCTAGTGTTTGTTGGGTCCATTCCTGAATTTGTGTGGCAGGAGTAATATGGAGATTTTTCTGCATCTGGGTGATGGATATGTTGCATAAACTTTTTGATTTCTGCAAGGCTCAGGCTTCTGGGCCCTAATGTCCACAAGGATAGCTATTGAAATCCAACCTTTTTACACTCTGTAAAATTGCAGAAATCTGACAAGCATTCTGAAATTTTTCTTGAGCCTGCCAATTAGTGGCATCTTATTGATCTTCTGCTAGTGCAGTctccatcaatatatatatatatatatatgtatgtgtgtgtgtatgggAAGAGTGGTTTCATGGGTCCGgcagaaattttattttaaaagtataaataGCTTCCAGTTTGAAAAAGGGAAGCGACTTGGACCGTATAAACTATTTGGTCTGTGCCTACAAAAGATCACTCTCCATAAGTCTTACTGATCGAGTTTATGAAtggtaataaattattataccCCTGACCTAGTCCACATTCCTTtttaccttaatttttttttacctacttGTCTGATCAAAGCCTTTTTTCCCCCTTACCCCTTAACtcgttttccttcttttatgGTTTTTCTTCTCATTAAATAGAGAgacaacaattttttattttttttatgaataagaaaaaaaaaattgctttatTTCCACAATTAAATTGTGAAAGAAGAACCTATATATCTGTGCCTCCCTCCACCTTTCTGTTACTCAATTCTTCTAATTTGTATCATTATACTTTTGTGTCAATTGTTGGTTTGGTTATaacatatcaaaaaaaaaaaaattgttggtttGGTTATAAGTGTGAAACGATCATAGTCATGCAACAATGCAGacagaaatttaattactattagAACTCATTTCGTGTTTGGAACCTAATGTAAGGATGCAATTGATagatttgatgttgaaaagggCCAAGTACAATGGTTTTTGAAGAACTGTAATAAAGATATCTAAACTTTTCCAATCGTGTAAGAGGAATGCCAGCAATTTTCTTCAGATCCCCATGaaagatttttattcattatcgTTATAGTATCTACAAAGTAAACTGTTTGGACATTAATCCTTATTAATTCATCCCACGCACCACTTCTATAAGGGGCATCTCGGGCATTAGTCCTTCATGTAATATGTTGCATTTCAAGGCAAGAAACCTTAGTTGCCAAAGGTTTAAGAAGGAATATATTATACTTGGAATTCGGAATTTGCTAACATTTTCTTTACtgatcaaaacagaaaaaaaaaaaagaaggaatttTCCAATGTTTTCTGATATTTTGAGATGACAATACCATGTACTGCACTTTAACATCATTACTACCTTAAATGATAGACACATCATATAGCAGCATTTTCACTCCcttgtgtatgtatgtattggCCCCTCTTGTTTTCTCCAAGAAcatatttttagttatataaTCTCGAAGGAAGATTTAATTTGTTAGATCATTAAGCTGGGTCTGCTTATCAATGGAAATGCACAGGTACCTTCAGGGACTTAAACCTGAGGTAGGTGAGCATAGTTTCTTCTCTGATGCATCAGGAAGCAATAGGAATCTCCAGATGGACTCACCACTAGACAACACATGGCCTTTAATGCCGTCCAGA includes these proteins:
- the LOC109010217 gene encoding growth-regulating factor 4-like, with product MNSSGGGGGGGGGGGGSGNGVGTVMVGGMRSPFTASQWQELEHQALIFKYMMAGLPVPPDLVLPIQKSFESISHRFFHHPTMGYCSFYGKKVDPEPGRCRRTDGKKWRCSKDAYPDSKYCERHMHRGRNRSRKPVESQTMTQSSSSTVTSLTVTGGSSGNESFQSLPLSAFGNPQGASSGTNQSQYHLDSIPFGIPNKDYRYLQGLKPEVGEHSFFSDASGSNRNLQMDSPLDNTWPLMPSRVASFPGSKSSDNSMLQTDYPQHSFFSSDFALGEPVKQEGQSLRPFFDEWPKTRESWSGLEDERSNQTSFSTTQLSISIPMTTSDFSATSSQSPHEN